One stretch of Fretibacterium sp. OH1220_COT-178 DNA includes these proteins:
- a CDS encoding cyclase family protein, with translation MNRPLNDASLLEIFEVLKSKRFVDLTHTFSSNIPHWPGFPSSRMETLYHQDEGIGTLGSGFLSHLYTHCGQWGTHVDPPAHFIKGMRTLDELDVKEMICPLAVLDVHEKAAKNPDYAGAPEDLADWERRNGRLPEGAFVALRTDWHKRWPDKAAFANTDAAGTAHFPGWGMELLKVLCEERHVRALGHETTDTDPGCTGSLPGETYVLSRDIYQIELLANLDQVPEWGALIVASWPKPYKGSGFPARAFAILP, from the coding sequence ATGAACCGTCCCCTGAACGACGCCAGCCTGCTGGAGATCTTCGAGGTCCTGAAGAGCAAGCGCTTCGTGGACCTTACCCACACGTTCTCCTCCAACATTCCGCATTGGCCGGGTTTTCCCTCCTCCAGGATGGAGACCCTCTACCATCAGGACGAGGGAATCGGAACCCTGGGCTCGGGCTTTTTGTCCCACCTCTACACGCACTGCGGCCAGTGGGGCACCCACGTCGACCCGCCCGCGCACTTCATCAAGGGGATGCGGACCCTGGACGAGCTGGACGTGAAGGAGATGATCTGCCCCCTCGCCGTCCTGGACGTCCACGAGAAGGCCGCGAAAAATCCGGACTACGCGGGGGCCCCGGAGGACCTGGCGGACTGGGAACGACGAAACGGACGCCTGCCCGAGGGCGCCTTCGTCGCCCTGCGCACGGATTGGCACAAGCGCTGGCCGGACAAGGCCGCCTTCGCCAACACCGATGCCGCCGGCACCGCCCACTTTCCGGGCTGGGGCATGGAGCTCCTGAAGGTTCTCTGCGAGGAGCGGCACGTCCGCGCCCTGGGGCACGAGACGACGGATACGGACCCGGGCTGCACCGGCAGCCTTCCCGGGGAGACCTACGTGCTCTCCCGGGACATCTATCAGATCGAGCTGCTGGCCAACCTCGACCAGGTGCCCGAGTGGGGCGCCCTGATCGT